TACAAAGTAATTAAAGCATTGATACAAATTAAGCTTAAGCAACTCACTAACTAggcaaatataaaatattgtttgGTTTCAAGTACCAATCTATAGTACCTAATAGATTTTCGATATGATAAAGTTTTCAGACATTTAGTCAATATTTGgtaacatcaaaatataatgcAGATTGGTACTCGATACCAGTCAAATCACTCTAAGCATAAAACTGTGTTTCCATGCATATGCATTTACAAATTGACAGCAAAATTTCTACTATTGAGCTGGCAATGGCACCCAAACTAGATTATCAGAAGGAAAGAAATGGCAGACCGGGGAGCTTCCAGGTTGAGTACCAAGCACACTGAACGCCACATGATCAGGATCCCACTGAGAAGTATCAAAGTGACAAACGGCAGCAGCTTCAACTTTCTCTCCATTCTCCCCAGCAAGCAAACCCTGATACAACCTGTTCTCACTCTCCTGGCTATGGCAGTAGAAAACTGCATAAGGGTAAGGCATGGTGTGGCAAGCAATCATTTTAGGAGCCCAGATCTCTTTGGGAGCTTCCGAAAACGTGTAATTTTGCAAAAGGGTAGTTGAGTTCTTGAGCTGAATAGTGGTTAAGACTTTGAATCGGGTATTTTGTCCAAAGAGGGCAGCTACA
This genomic stretch from Pyrus communis chromosome 2, drPyrComm1.1, whole genome shotgun sequence harbors:
- the LOC137723495 gene encoding BURP domain protein USPL1-like; translation: MDHMDPALNVFFTPKDLKRGKKMPIYFSKNNSSTSPRLLAREEADSIPSSISNLPYLLQLFSFPQDSTQAKAVEYTLTQRDLQPIKGEAKFCATSLESMLDFVAALFGQNTRFKVLTTIQLKNSTTLLQNYTFSEAPKEIWAPKMIACHTMPYPYAVFYCHSQESENRLYQGLLAGENGEKVEAAAVCHFDTSQWDPDHVAFSVLGTQPGSSPVCHFFPSDNLVWVPLPAQ